One region of Paenibacillus polymyxa M1 genomic DNA includes:
- a CDS encoding polysaccharide biosynthesis protein, which yields MFENQRILVTGGTGSWGHELVTQLLPRNPKEVIIYSRGESSQVAMNRQFEDERLSFCIGDIRDKDALVTACQGVDYVFHLAALKHVPVCEDQPYEALKTNVVGTQNVIEAAVANQVKKVIYISTDKAANPSNFYGMTKAIGEKLIVYANLLNSDTRFVTVRGGNVLGTNGSVVHLFQNQIRQKGKVSITDMKMTRFFLTLRDAISLLFKASVESVGGEIFIMTMPTCRILDLAEVLIEDSGVENVEIVEQGVRPGEKIHEILMSNFESLTTVVYDEQYLVILPTLNIPQLRDRYSQCPPVSFSSFSSEFNLMSKEEIRTILRSGGFIK from the coding sequence ATGTTTGAAAACCAACGTATCTTGGTTACCGGCGGTACCGGCTCTTGGGGGCATGAGCTGGTTACCCAGTTACTGCCGCGTAACCCCAAAGAGGTCATTATCTATTCACGTGGAGAATCGAGCCAGGTTGCCATGAACAGGCAGTTTGAGGATGAACGGCTCAGCTTCTGTATTGGAGATATCCGGGATAAGGACGCGCTGGTTACCGCTTGTCAGGGTGTGGACTATGTGTTTCATTTGGCGGCTCTCAAGCACGTACCTGTCTGTGAGGATCAGCCCTATGAAGCACTCAAAACCAATGTCGTAGGCACCCAAAACGTGATTGAGGCCGCTGTCGCCAATCAGGTAAAGAAAGTTATATATATATCGACTGACAAAGCCGCGAATCCGTCCAATTTTTACGGTATGACCAAGGCGATTGGAGAAAAATTGATTGTCTACGCCAATCTGCTGAATAGTGATACACGGTTCGTGACGGTACGAGGCGGTAATGTATTGGGCACAAACGGAAGCGTAGTGCATCTGTTTCAAAACCAGATTCGCCAAAAGGGGAAGGTTTCTATTACGGATATGAAAATGACCCGTTTTTTCCTGACCCTGCGTGATGCGATCAGTCTCCTGTTCAAAGCTTCGGTGGAAAGTGTCGGCGGGGAAATTTTTATCATGACCATGCCAACCTGTCGCATTTTGGATTTGGCTGAGGTGCTCATTGAAGATTCGGGCGTGGAAAACGTAGAAATTGTAGAGCAAGGTGTCCGTCCCGGCGAAAAAATTCATGAGATTTTGATGAGTAACTTTGAAAGCCTGACAACGGTTGTGTATGACGAGCAATATTTGGTCATTCTCCCAACGCTGAACATCCCCCAATTAAGAGATCGTTATAGTCAGTGTCCTCCGGTATCATTCAGCAGCTTTAGCTCGGAGTTTAATCTGATGTCAAAAGAGGAAATTCGAACTATCCTCCGGAGCGGGGGGTTCATTAAATGA